The Microcoleus sp. FACHB-831 genome has a segment encoding these proteins:
- a CDS encoding AAA-like domain-containing protein — translation MSTANNSVYEYQVGGSLPIDAPSYVVRQADRDLYQGLKAGEFCYVLNSRQMGKSSLRVQTMQRLEAEGIACAAIDITAIGSQNITPEQWYAGVVQRLVISLKLKVSLRNWWRDRDHLSPVQRLSEFISEVLLTEVSQNFAIL, via the coding sequence ATGAGTACGGCAAATAATTCGGTTTACGAATATCAAGTTGGTGGTAGTTTACCGATTGATGCTCCTAGCTATGTGGTAAGGCAAGCCGATAGAGACTTATATCAAGGGTTAAAGGCTGGAGAGTTTTGTTATGTACTGAACTCGCGGCAAATGGGTAAGTCTAGCTTGCGGGTGCAAACTATGCAAAGGCTGGAAGCTGAGGGTATTGCTTGTGCTGCTATTGATATTACGGCGATTGGTAGCCAAAATATTACCCCAGAACAGTGGTATGCGGGTGTTGTGCAAAGGTTAGTTATCAGCTTGAAACTGAAGGTGAGTTTAAGGAATTGGTGGCGCGATCGCGATCATCTTTCCCCCGTCCAACGATTGAGTGAATTTATCTCAGAGGTGTTGCTAACAGAGGTGTCTCAAAATTTTGCTATTTTGTAG